A single genomic interval of Haloterrigena salifodinae harbors:
- a CDS encoding ATP-dependent helicase produces the protein MSGNDGLELPIADDALPFDPDAVTIEDRDVFDLLEPAVQEWWLEEFGEYVPENEGFFTPPQQGAIPKIHEGTNTLVCAPTGSGKTMSSFLSIINYLYERDRDTEDGLENSVYCLYVSPLKSLANDIHRNLEVPLEGIESVVAERDDGAEMGEIRHAIRHGDTSSSDRQKMLEETPHILNTTPETLAILLNSPKFREKLRTVEYVIVDEIHSLAAGKRGTHLSVSLERLEAMVDHDITRIGCSATIEPLEGVAEFLVGRDEPGGPSRDYEIVDARFAREFDIELECPTDDLIHTPREVVQERFYRMLHEHIQEHTNTIVFTNTRSGAERVLHNLREGFDAYDEENSGCHHGSLSKDVRHDVEKRLKEGSLDVVTSSTSLELGIDMPHVDLVVQVGSPKSVAALLQRVGRAGHRVGQTVTGRVIALDRDELLECAVMLKKAEDGFVDSVSIPENAQDVAAQHVYGMAIAEIRPESEVVGILRRAYPYRNYSDEEWESLARYLTADYAGLEDKNVYAKIWCDENDPPSGEHHHEEYPVGRPLIGKRGRLARVIYMTNIGTIPDSFTCDVKTRAGDEWVGQLDENYLDTLEKGDVFVLGGDHFEYRYRRGSKVYVDRTSARPTVPSWYSERLPLSYDLGREILAFQGNLLERYDAGGPPRVRAWLREFPLDDDSVRAIARLFEHQLRYAGNESVSTTDRLAIEVVRDRDEYERHYYVHSAYGRKFNDGFSRLLAYRCAQEATANVRVAVADNGFVLSMPLNRKVDVEGILEDLEADDVREDLRSALSGTDLLQRYFRINATRSLMILKRYKGYEKSASEQQVSSEMLLGFAEDLEDFAVIEETYREILEDKLNVTEIEEIVGDIATGEIAVERTLLDSPTPRAFGLATLSASDVVLAEDESAALQAFHEHVLEEIGEESLRGLSTD, from the coding sequence ATGAGCGGGAACGACGGCCTCGAGTTGCCGATCGCCGACGACGCCCTCCCCTTCGATCCCGACGCCGTCACGATCGAGGACCGTGACGTCTTCGACCTCCTCGAGCCGGCGGTCCAGGAGTGGTGGCTCGAGGAGTTCGGCGAGTACGTTCCCGAGAACGAGGGCTTCTTCACGCCGCCCCAGCAGGGGGCGATCCCGAAGATCCACGAGGGGACGAACACGCTGGTCTGTGCGCCGACCGGGAGCGGGAAAACGATGTCGTCGTTCCTCTCGATCATCAACTACCTGTACGAACGCGACCGCGACACCGAGGACGGCCTCGAGAACTCCGTCTACTGCCTCTACGTTTCACCCCTCAAATCGCTGGCCAACGACATCCACCGCAATCTCGAGGTGCCCCTCGAAGGGATCGAATCCGTCGTCGCCGAGCGGGACGACGGGGCGGAAATGGGCGAGATCCGCCACGCCATCCGCCACGGCGACACCTCCTCGAGCGACCGCCAGAAGATGCTCGAGGAGACGCCCCACATCCTCAACACGACGCCCGAGACGCTCGCCATTCTGCTCAACTCGCCGAAATTCCGTGAGAAGCTGCGGACCGTCGAGTACGTCATCGTCGACGAGATCCACTCGCTGGCCGCGGGTAAGCGCGGGACCCACCTGTCGGTGAGCCTTGAGCGACTCGAGGCGATGGTCGACCACGACATCACCAGGATCGGCTGCTCGGCGACGATCGAACCGCTCGAGGGGGTCGCAGAGTTCCTCGTCGGACGGGACGAACCCGGCGGGCCATCGAGAGACTACGAAATCGTCGACGCCCGCTTCGCCCGCGAGTTCGACATCGAACTCGAGTGTCCGACCGACGACCTGATCCACACGCCCCGCGAGGTCGTTCAGGAGCGATTCTACCGGATGCTCCACGAGCACATTCAGGAGCACACGAACACGATCGTCTTTACGAACACCCGCTCGGGCGCCGAACGGGTGTTGCACAACCTGCGCGAGGGGTTCGACGCCTACGATGAGGAGAACTCTGGCTGTCACCACGGCAGCCTCTCGAAGGACGTCCGCCACGACGTCGAGAAGCGGCTGAAGGAGGGAAGCCTCGACGTGGTGACCTCCTCGACCTCGCTGGAGTTGGGGATCGACATGCCCCACGTCGACCTCGTGGTGCAGGTCGGCTCGCCCAAGTCCGTCGCCGCCTTGCTCCAGCGCGTCGGCCGCGCGGGTCACCGCGTCGGCCAGACGGTGACCGGTCGAGTCATCGCCCTGGATCGGGACGAACTCCTCGAGTGCGCCGTGATGCTCAAGAAGGCCGAGGACGGGTTCGTCGACTCCGTCTCGATCCCGGAGAACGCACAGGACGTCGCCGCCCAGCACGTCTACGGGATGGCCATCGCCGAGATTCGGCCCGAGAGCGAGGTGGTCGGCATCCTCCGGCGGGCCTACCCCTACCGGAATTACAGCGACGAGGAGTGGGAGTCGCTCGCCCGGTACCTCACCGCCGACTACGCGGGCCTCGAGGACAAGAACGTCTACGCGAAGATCTGGTGCGACGAGAACGATCCGCCCAGTGGCGAGCACCACCACGAGGAGTACCCCGTCGGACGGCCGCTGATCGGCAAGCGCGGCCGGCTGGCTCGCGTCATTTACATGACCAACATCGGGACGATTCCCGACTCCTTCACCTGTGACGTCAAGACCCGCGCCGGCGACGAGTGGGTCGGGCAGTTAGACGAGAACTACCTCGACACGCTCGAGAAAGGGGACGTCTTCGTCCTCGGGGGCGACCACTTCGAGTATCGGTACCGACGGGGCTCGAAGGTCTACGTCGACCGCACGAGCGCGCGACCGACCGTCCCCTCGTGGTACTCCGAGCGGCTGCCGCTCTCCTACGATCTCGGGCGGGAGATCCTCGCGTTCCAGGGCAATCTCCTCGAGCGCTACGACGCGGGCGGTCCGCCGCGAGTCCGCGCGTGGCTCCGTGAGTTCCCGCTGGACGACGACAGCGTGCGTGCGATCGCGCGGCTGTTCGAACACCAGCTCCGGTACGCGGGGAACGAGAGCGTCAGCACGACCGACCGCCTCGCGATCGAGGTCGTCCGGGACCGCGACGAGTACGAGCGCCACTATTACGTCCACTCCGCCTACGGCCGGAAGTTCAACGACGGGTTCTCGCGGCTGCTTGCCTACCGATGCGCCCAGGAGGCCACCGCCAACGTTCGCGTCGCCGTCGCCGACAACGGGTTCGTCCTCTCGATGCCCCTCAATCGGAAGGTCGACGTCGAGGGGATCCTCGAGGACCTCGAGGCCGACGACGTCCGCGAGGATCTTCGGAGCGCGCTCTCCGGCACTGACCTCCTCCAGCGGTACTTCCGGATCAACGCGACCCGCTCGCTGATGATCTTAAAGCGCTACAAGGGCTACGAGAAATCGGCGAGCGAACAGCAGGTCTCGAGCGAGATGCTGCTCGGTTTTGCCGAGGACCTCGAGGACTTTGCGGTCATCGAAGAGACCTACCGCGAAATCCTCGAGGACAAACTCAACGTCACGGAGATCGAGGAAATCGTCGGCGACATCGCAACCGGCGAGATCGCGGTCGAACGCACGCTGCTCGACTCGCCGACGCCGCGAGCGTTCGGGCTGGCGACGCTGTCGGCCAGCGACGTCGTTCTCGCCGAAGACGAGAGCGCCGCCCTGCAGGCGTTTCACGAGCACGTCCTCGAGGAGATCGGCGAGGAGTCGCTTCGCGGACTCTCTACGGACTAG
- a CDS encoding amidohydrolase family protein — translation MSSPTVLEESRAIDTHAHQPTSEFLHDAGGQMMRDAADRFGADLEPDTYENMIEEYREAGVGRAVLLGWDAETNTGNPPVPNDYVAEVRDEYSDFFIGFGSVDPLKDDCVEEAIRCVEDLNLSGFKFQQIAQGFDPSGPEHEELWATIEDLGVPVVFHGGNSTLGACSPGGRGLKIKYGNPMLIDDVAADYPDLQILIAHPAYPWEKEQLAICQQKGNVYMDLSGWMPRYIDEQVLQYAKSLLADKVMFGTDYPMLEPEPWLEQFAALDFDEEIQRKILWENAEEFLDL, via the coding sequence ATGAGTTCTCCCACCGTACTCGAGGAGTCGCGCGCGATCGACACACACGCTCACCAGCCGACCAGCGAGTTCCTCCACGACGCGGGGGGACAGATGATGCGGGACGCGGCCGATCGGTTCGGCGCCGACCTCGAGCCGGACACGTACGAAAACATGATCGAGGAGTATCGAGAGGCCGGGGTCGGCCGGGCCGTGTTGCTCGGCTGGGACGCGGAAACGAACACAGGCAATCCTCCCGTGCCGAACGACTACGTCGCCGAGGTCCGCGACGAGTATTCCGACTTCTTCATCGGGTTCGGCTCCGTCGATCCGCTCAAAGACGATTGCGTCGAGGAGGCGATCCGCTGCGTCGAGGATCTGAATCTCTCCGGGTTCAAGTTCCAGCAGATCGCCCAGGGGTTCGACCCATCCGGCCCCGAGCACGAGGAGCTGTGGGCGACCATCGAGGATCTCGGGGTTCCCGTCGTCTTTCACGGGGGAAACTCCACCCTCGGCGCGTGTTCTCCGGGCGGTCGTGGCCTGAAGATCAAGTACGGCAACCCGATGTTGATCGACGACGTGGCGGCCGATTACCCGGATCTCCAGATTCTTATCGCACATCCCGCCTACCCGTGGGAGAAAGAACAGCTCGCGATCTGCCAGCAGAAGGGCAACGTCTACATGGATCTCTCGGGGTGGATGCCGAGGTACATCGACGAGCAGGTGCTGCAGTACGCCAAGTCCCTCCTCGCGGACAAGGTCATGTTCGGGACCGACTACCCGATGCTCGAGCCGGAACCATGGCTCGAGCAGTTCGCCGCCCTCGACTTCGACGAGGAAATCCAGCGGAAAATCCTCTGGGAGAACGCCGAGGAGTTCCTCGATCTGTAG
- a CDS encoding IclR family transcriptional regulator: MVSESQHRPVETVETAFDIVDVLKRDDGAGITDIADELGLAKSTVHRHVKTLESRGLLVREGDVYRISTWFLDYGIHVRNRHRLYDVARPKVDELAAETNEKVWCVIEERGMGVHIYGAEGRHSVKTHARIGQRTYLHQFAAGKAILAHLPDDRIESILEDYGLAAQTDQTITERDTLYDQLATIRDRGYAFNREESVIGVHAVGAPIRNESGTAIGAISVAGPANRLRDDLMTEELPSLLLGATNEVEINLAHS; encoded by the coding sequence ATGGTAAGCGAATCCCAACACAGGCCGGTCGAAACCGTCGAGACGGCCTTCGACATCGTCGACGTGCTCAAACGCGACGACGGCGCCGGGATCACCGACATCGCCGACGAACTCGGCCTCGCGAAGAGTACGGTTCACCGGCACGTGAAAACACTCGAGTCGCGGGGGCTGCTCGTCCGGGAGGGCGATGTCTACCGCATCAGTACGTGGTTCCTCGACTACGGCATTCACGTGCGCAACCGCCACCGGTTGTACGACGTCGCCAGACCCAAAGTCGACGAACTCGCCGCGGAAACCAACGAGAAAGTCTGGTGTGTGATCGAAGAGCGCGGAATGGGCGTCCACATCTACGGCGCCGAAGGACGACACTCCGTCAAGACCCACGCGCGGATCGGACAGCGGACGTATCTCCACCAGTTCGCCGCCGGCAAAGCCATCCTCGCGCACCTGCCCGACGACCGCATCGAGTCGATCCTCGAGGACTACGGCCTCGCCGCACAGACCGACCAGACGATCACCGAGCGCGACACGCTCTACGACCAGCTCGCGACGATCCGCGACAGAGGATACGCGTTCAACCGCGAGGAATCGGTCATCGGCGTCCACGCCGTCGGCGCCCCGATCAGAAACGAGTCGGGGACGGCCATCGGCGCGATCAGCGTCGCCGGCCCCGCGAACCGACTCCGCGACGACCTGATGACCGAGGAACTTCCATCCCTCCTGCTCGGTGCGACCAACGAAGTGGAGATCAACCTCGCCCACTCGTAG
- a CDS encoding HD domain-containing protein, with product MSNTDRDFESQVRDALPELERIDDDDLRERVVEAWVLGLERGGWRDVEDIPYAWNIHEVTNVEHVRGVARIALETAREQRAFHGADPDVDVIVAACLLHDVGKCYEYPDFVDDELLADPNPRYVSEEIPHSISGYALAHEVGCPLAVQRAIPHFLGEVPTRTLEAELVKSANSASSNAITQATMGITLQEWVEKYSQTS from the coding sequence ATGTCTAACACCGACCGCGACTTCGAGAGTCAGGTCCGCGACGCGCTTCCCGAACTCGAGCGGATCGACGACGACGACCTGCGCGAACGGGTCGTCGAAGCGTGGGTGCTCGGGTTAGAGCGCGGCGGTTGGCGAGACGTCGAGGACATCCCCTACGCCTGGAACATCCACGAGGTCACGAACGTCGAACACGTTCGCGGCGTCGCGCGTATCGCGCTCGAGACCGCCCGCGAACAGCGGGCGTTCCACGGCGCCGACCCCGACGTCGACGTGATCGTCGCCGCGTGTCTCCTCCACGACGTCGGCAAGTGCTATGAGTACCCCGACTTCGTGGACGACGAACTGCTCGCCGACCCCAATCCGCGATACGTCAGTGAGGAGATCCCCCACTCCATCTCGGGGTACGCCCTCGCCCACGAGGTCGGCTGTCCGCTCGCCGTGCAACGCGCGATCCCGCACTTCCTCGGCGAGGTCCCCACGCGCACGCTCGAGGCCGAACTCGTCAAGAGCGCGAATTCCGCGTCGTCGAACGCCATCACGCAGGCGACGATGGGGATCACGCTCCAGGAGTGGGTCGAGAAGTACTCCCAGACCTCGTAG
- a CDS encoding EthD domain-containing protein, whose protein sequence is MYKHVALLVRQDGLSHDEFVDYWRENHTPIAREIEGVVRYQQVLPTEPDHAEFDGLAELYFEDLEALHDALGSEGSRDYDPEKGKAKEAREDVDNFLAVEERPRFIGEEIVQKDEVDADTDGFYKHSAFLVRQEGMSHEEFVDYWQENHTPIAREIEGVVKYNTVIPTDPENAEFDGVAELYFEDLEKLYDALGSEGSRDYDPENGKAKEARKDVDNFLAIDERPRFIGRERLVKAEE, encoded by the coding sequence ATGTACAAACACGTCGCGCTACTGGTTCGCCAGGACGGCCTATCCCACGACGAGTTCGTCGACTACTGGCGGGAGAACCACACCCCGATCGCCCGCGAGATCGAGGGAGTGGTTCGCTACCAGCAGGTGTTGCCGACCGAACCGGACCACGCCGAGTTCGACGGCCTGGCCGAACTCTACTTCGAGGACCTCGAGGCGCTCCACGACGCGCTGGGAAGCGAGGGCTCGCGCGATTACGATCCCGAGAAGGGGAAAGCGAAGGAGGCCCGCGAGGACGTCGACAACTTCCTCGCGGTCGAGGAGCGACCGCGGTTCATCGGCGAGGAGATCGTCCAGAAGGACGAGGTCGACGCCGATACCGACGGGTTCTACAAGCACTCCGCGTTTCTCGTCCGACAGGAGGGAATGAGCCACGAGGAGTTCGTCGATTACTGGCAGGAGAACCACACCCCGATCGCCCGCGAGATCGAGGGCGTCGTGAAGTACAACACGGTGATTCCGACCGATCCCGAGAACGCCGAGTTCGACGGCGTCGCCGAACTCTACTTCGAGGACCTCGAGAAACTGTACGACGCGCTGGGCAGCGAGGGCTCGCGCGACTACGACCCCGAGAACGGGAAGGCGAAGGAAGCCCGCAAGGACGTCGACAACTTCCTCGCGATCGACGAGCGGCCTCGGTTCATCGGCCGCGAGCGCCTCGTTAAGGCCGAGGAGTGA
- a CDS encoding VOC family protein, with protein sequence MSEMPAMRVDHVGIAVESIDDAEALLFVLGCEKIHEESSEYGAFTWATYVLGDASRLELIAPEDGSESFLTDFLERRGSGLHHVTLEVGDLEQTVDVLETYDVSVVDHAAFDHWSEAFVPPSNPTSALLQFMEYHDGYAEHREAGHRLFVGGESL encoded by the coding sequence ATGTCCGAGATGCCAGCGATGCGCGTCGATCACGTCGGGATCGCCGTCGAATCGATCGACGACGCCGAAGCACTGCTGTTCGTCCTCGGCTGCGAGAAGATCCACGAGGAGTCCAGCGAGTACGGTGCGTTCACCTGGGCGACGTACGTCCTCGGCGACGCTTCCCGGCTCGAACTCATCGCCCCCGAGGACGGCTCGGAGTCGTTCCTGACCGACTTCCTCGAGCGACGCGGTTCCGGCCTCCACCACGTCACACTCGAGGTCGGCGACCTCGAGCAGACGGTCGACGTTCTGGAAACGTACGATGTCTCGGTCGTCGATCACGCTGCGTTCGATCACTGGAGCGAGGCGTTCGTCCCGCCGTCGAATCCGACCAGTGCGTTGCTCCAGTTCATGGAGTACCACGATGGCTACGCGGAGCACCGGGAGGCAGGCCACCGGTTGTTCGTCGGCGGCGAGTCGCTCTGA
- a CDS encoding EthD family reductase, with protein MITLVEFLVRNDEYSHDEFVERWRGDHTEMASELPGLKRYSTSVPTDPDDAEYDGVLELAFEDGRAMNEAFESDVGQEVMDDAAEFTAPGAGPRMVVEETVHVDADE; from the coding sequence ATGATAACATTGGTCGAGTTTCTTGTCCGTAACGACGAGTACAGCCACGACGAATTCGTCGAACGGTGGCGGGGCGACCACACTGAGATGGCCAGCGAACTCCCCGGGCTGAAACGGTACAGCACGTCCGTTCCGACGGACCCCGACGACGCGGAGTACGACGGCGTCCTCGAGCTCGCGTTCGAGGACGGACGGGCCATGAACGAGGCGTTCGAGTCGGACGTCGGCCAGGAGGTCATGGACGACGCCGCGGAGTTCACCGCACCCGGCGCGGGGCCGCGAATGGTCGTCGAAGAGACCGTGCACGTGGACGCCGACGAATGA
- a CDS encoding thiamine pyrophosphate-binding protein: MTTTASALVETLEDLGVEYVFGYPGGRVIELLDHLPESDVDLVRPRDEREASVMAETYGRFTGQPGVLAGQGPWIGSLGMIGQMEARLSSSPMVVLTEASERGEYSTLAPYQQARGDYGGFSLPSILDGVSKEWWFPRTPVETLRSTQLAFKHAVAGRPGPTAIILDGDAITDDVPDDPTPTAWDAASQTRTWDAAPSASDVADAVDALEGAERPVIVAGNGVHAAQAYDELAAVAEAYDCVVVTSYLGKSTYPETDDRAAGVIGSFGHEGANQVVSEADTLLVSGCRLNPMDTNWQAPEFIRPDEQTIVHADVDARNAGWVYPADVGLIGDAKESLAALADAGDASNDWAMERAATAEEWFTAPECEDDSTPIKPQRAVTEIEAVVDEETIVTADSGNNRFWLLYYLQTPAVRTYFGSGGVGGMGWANPAAVSAALTTDKDVVAVAGDGGFSMTMNSVETAVEYGVAPTFVVLNDTSLGMVRQMQSEDGDIAGVEFHDTDFVKAAEAFGAVGTRTTDPEAFAAALEDGKAADVPHVIDVRIDREEDMADTLASSFYESVGGLHE, encoded by the coding sequence ATGACGACGACCGCGTCCGCACTCGTCGAGACGCTCGAAGACCTCGGCGTCGAGTACGTCTTTGGCTATCCGGGCGGCCGAGTCATCGAACTGCTCGATCACCTTCCCGAATCCGACGTGGACCTCGTCAGACCGCGCGACGAGCGCGAGGCGAGCGTCATGGCGGAGACCTACGGCCGGTTCACGGGACAGCCGGGCGTTCTCGCCGGACAGGGGCCGTGGATCGGCAGCCTCGGGATGATCGGTCAGATGGAGGCGCGACTGTCCTCGTCGCCGATGGTCGTGCTCACCGAAGCTTCCGAGCGCGGCGAGTACTCGACGCTAGCACCGTACCAGCAAGCCCGCGGGGATTACGGCGGGTTCAGCCTCCCCTCGATCCTCGACGGGGTATCCAAGGAGTGGTGGTTTCCGCGCACGCCGGTCGAAACCCTGCGCTCGACGCAGCTTGCGTTCAAACACGCCGTCGCCGGCCGTCCCGGTCCGACCGCGATCATCCTGGACGGCGACGCGATCACCGACGACGTTCCCGATGATCCCACGCCGACCGCGTGGGACGCCGCTTCCCAAACCCGGACGTGGGACGCCGCGCCGTCCGCGTCGGACGTTGCCGACGCCGTCGACGCGCTCGAGGGAGCGGAGCGGCCGGTGATCGTCGCGGGCAACGGCGTCCACGCCGCACAGGCCTACGACGAACTCGCGGCGGTCGCCGAGGCGTACGACTGCGTCGTCGTCACCTCGTATCTCGGCAAATCGACCTATCCCGAGACCGACGACCGCGCCGCCGGCGTCATAGGGTCGTTCGGGCACGAAGGTGCGAATCAGGTCGTCAGCGAGGCCGATACGTTGCTTGTCTCCGGCTGTCGGCTGAACCCGATGGACACGAACTGGCAGGCACCGGAGTTCATCCGGCCGGACGAGCAGACGATCGTCCACGCGGACGTCGACGCGCGCAACGCGGGCTGGGTCTACCCCGCCGACGTCGGCCTCATCGGCGACGCGAAAGAGAGTCTCGCCGCGCTCGCCGACGCCGGCGACGCGTCGAACGACTGGGCGATGGAACGCGCGGCGACGGCCGAAGAGTGGTTTACCGCCCCCGAGTGCGAGGACGACTCGACGCCGATCAAACCCCAGCGCGCCGTCACGGAGATCGAAGCGGTCGTCGACGAGGAGACGATCGTCACCGCCGACTCCGGCAACAACCGGTTCTGGCTGTTGTACTACCTGCAGACCCCGGCCGTCCGCACCTACTTCGGGAGCGGCGGCGTCGGGGGGATGGGATGGGCGAATCCGGCCGCGGTGTCGGCGGCGCTGACGACGGACAAGGACGTCGTCGCGGTCGCCGGTGACGGCGGCTTCTCGATGACGATGAACAGCGTCGAGACCGCCGTCGAATACGGCGTCGCGCCCACGTTCGTCGTCCTCAACGACACCAGCCTCGGGATGGTCCGACAGATGCAGAGCGAGGACGGCGACATCGCCGGCGTCGAATTCCACGACACGGACTTCGTGAAAGCCGCCGAGGCCTTCGGCGCCGTCGGGACGCGCACGACCGACCCCGAGGCGTTCGCCGCGGCGCTCGAGGACGGCAAGGCGGCCGACGTCCCTCACGTCATCGACGTGCGAATCGACCGCGAGGAGGACATGGCCGACACGCTGGCTTCTTCGTTTTACGAGTCGGTCGGGGGGCTCCACGAGTGA
- a CDS encoding NAD-dependent epimerase/dehydratase family protein, protein MNDTDATVLVTGGTGFIGSYVVQDLLEHGHDVVAYDLSTDTEILEKLGVADDVEVRRGDVSESTDVIRAVKETGTTHIIHLAALLTTTARENPRAAANVNVMGTNNVFEAARTLDDQIERVAWASSAAVYAPPHNYDAEWIDEDELVYPDTLYGATKEYNEHQARVYYEDYGLDHVALRPTVAYGPYRETGGSAFLANIIEKPALGESYSVEYGDQAIDWQHVEDIAQAFRKAAFTPEDDLTQRVYNVRGVLATVREAAETVESIVPDADVDVSDDGELPWTQNLDMTKAQEDLEYEVQYDLESGFRKYINVLRDEASLDPV, encoded by the coding sequence ATGAACGACACCGACGCTACCGTACTGGTAACCGGCGGAACCGGCTTCATCGGTTCCTACGTAGTACAGGACCTGCTCGAACACGGCCACGACGTCGTCGCGTACGACCTCTCGACGGACACGGAAATCCTCGAGAAACTCGGCGTCGCCGACGACGTCGAGGTTCGACGCGGCGACGTCTCCGAGTCGACCGACGTGATCCGTGCGGTCAAGGAGACGGGAACGACCCACATCATCCACCTCGCGGCGCTGCTGACGACGACGGCGCGCGAGAATCCGCGCGCGGCCGCCAACGTGAACGTCATGGGGACGAACAACGTCTTCGAGGCCGCACGCACGCTGGACGATCAGATCGAGCGCGTCGCGTGGGCGTCCTCGGCGGCGGTCTACGCCCCGCCGCACAACTACGACGCGGAGTGGATCGACGAAGACGAACTCGTCTATCCGGACACGCTCTACGGCGCGACCAAGGAGTACAACGAACACCAGGCCCGGGTCTACTACGAGGACTACGGCCTCGACCACGTCGCGCTCCGGCCGACGGTCGCCTACGGCCCCTACCGCGAGACCGGCGGCTCGGCGTTTCTCGCAAACATCATCGAGAAACCCGCCCTCGGAGAGTCCTACAGCGTCGAGTACGGTGATCAGGCGATCGACTGGCAGCACGTCGAGGACATCGCCCAGGCGTTCCGGAAGGCGGCGTTCACGCCCGAAGACGACTTGACGCAGCGAGTCTACAACGTCCGCGGCGTGCTCGCGACGGTCCGCGAAGCCGCAGAGACCGTCGAATCGATCGTGCCAGACGCCGACGTCGACGTCTCCGACGACGGCGAACTCCCCTGGACGCAGAACCTCGATATGACGAAAGCTCAAGAGGATCTCGAGTACGAGGTCCAGTACGATCTCGAGTCGGGCTTCCGGAAGTACATCAACGTCTTGCGCGACGAAGCGAGTCTCGACCCAGTCTAG
- a CDS encoding M24 family metallopeptidase, producing the protein MTFYERDFMEGTRGTQAVDWEQRIDTQRLRETRKERALERLRETDLGAMLLVSDPNIRYVTGLAMTGGSGADHYTLLTENGDIVHWDTADHASNQRFNCPWLHDVRYACPGLGNVPRASGSPSARQFLLSTMAETVYEAMEEYGVADEKLGVDVGNRGLLEALEDRGLETDVEACNAIMEDARKVKTEDEIECLRMVASICEAGFQTIKDAAKPGMRETEVWGEAVRELWRHGAFVGGGYLTSGPNTWPKHQANTTDRAIRPGDLVYADFYNIGYLGYRSCYYRTFSIGEPTDEQRKAYETARDNLYDVLERIEPGATTDEIAEGFPDMEGEHADYYDADEHWQLTTNHWAHGLGLQLYEVPLVWRGLSPDYPIEIEEGMTMAVETQEPAGRQGVRVEEMVVVRENGVEILSQWPVEEITVIDH; encoded by the coding sequence ATGACGTTCTACGAGCGCGACTTCATGGAGGGAACGCGCGGCACGCAGGCCGTCGACTGGGAGCAACGGATCGACACGCAGCGACTTCGAGAAACTCGAAAAGAACGAGCCCTCGAGCGCCTCCGGGAGACGGATCTCGGCGCGATGCTGCTCGTTTCGGACCCCAACATCCGGTACGTCACCGGACTGGCGATGACCGGCGGCAGCGGCGCAGACCACTACACGCTCCTGACCGAGAACGGCGACATCGTCCACTGGGACACTGCCGACCACGCGAGCAATCAGCGGTTCAACTGCCCCTGGCTGCACGACGTCCGCTACGCCTGTCCGGGACTCGGGAACGTTCCGCGGGCCTCGGGTAGCCCGTCGGCTCGGCAGTTCCTGCTCTCGACGATGGCCGAGACGGTCTACGAGGCCATGGAGGAGTACGGCGTCGCCGACGAGAAACTTGGCGTCGACGTCGGCAACCGAGGACTGCTCGAGGCCCTCGAGGATCGCGGTCTCGAGACCGACGTCGAGGCCTGCAACGCGATCATGGAGGACGCCCGAAAGGTCAAGACCGAAGACGAGATCGAGTGTCTGCGGATGGTCGCGTCGATCTGCGAAGCGGGATTCCAGACGATCAAAGACGCCGCGAAGCCGGGAATGCGCGAGACAGAAGTGTGGGGCGAGGCCGTCCGCGAACTGTGGCGCCACGGCGCGTTCGTCGGCGGCGGCTACCTCACCTCCGGGCCGAACACGTGGCCGAAACACCAGGCGAACACGACCGACCGGGCGATCCGGCCGGGGGATCTCGTCTACGCCGATTTCTATAATATCGGCTACCTCGGCTACCGGTCGTGTTACTACCGGACCTTCTCGATAGGCGAGCCGACCGACGAGCAGCGGAAGGCGTACGAGACGGCTCGAGACAACCTCTACGACGTGCTCGAGCGAATCGAACCCGGCGCGACGACCGACGAGATCGCCGAGGGGTTCCCGGACATGGAGGGCGAGCACGCCGACTATTACGACGCCGACGAGCACTGGCAGCTGACGACGAACCACTGGGCCCACGGGCTCGGACTCCAGCTGTACGAGGTGCCGCTGGTCTGGCGCGGCCTCTCGCCCGACTACCCCATCGAGATCGAGGAGGGGATGACGATGGCCGTCGAAACCCAGGAGCCGGCCGGTCGGCAGGGCGTTCGCGTCGAGGAGATGGTCGTCGTCCGCGAGAACGGCGTCGAAATCCTGAGCCAGTGGCCGGTCGAGGAGATCACCGTCATCGATCACTAG